The Cucumis melo cultivar AY chromosome 5, USDA_Cmelo_AY_1.0, whole genome shotgun sequence genome has a segment encoding these proteins:
- the LOC103493500 gene encoding putative GDP-L-fucose synthase 2, protein MGGAADNASSGSSFLFDKSAKIFVAGHRGLVGSAIVRKLQQLGFTNLLLRSHSELDLTRQSDVESFFANEKPRFVILAAAKVGGIHANNTYPADFIAINLQIQTNVIDSAYRYGVEKLLFLGSSCIYPKFAPQPIPEDALLTGPLEPTNEWYAVAKIAGIKMCQAYRIQYKWDAISGMPTNLYGPNDNFHPENSHVLPALMRRFHEAKVKGAKEVVVWGSGSPLREFLHVDDLADAVVFLMEEYSDLGHLNVGSGKEVSIKELAELVKEVVGFEGDLVWDKSKPDGTPRKLMDSSKLAELGWNPKISLKDGLVDTYKWYVQNVQQ, encoded by the exons ATGGGCGGCGCCGCCGACAACG CTTCATCGGGATCCTCGTTTCTCTTCGATAAATCGGCGAAGATCTTCGTCGCCGGTCACCGTGGCCTCGTCGGTTCCGCCATTGTTCGAAAACTCCAGCAGCTTGGATTCACGAATCTCCTTCTTCGTTCTCACTCTGAGCTTGACCTAACTCGCCAATCCGATGTCGAATCGttcttcgctaatgaaaaacCTCGATTCGTTATCCTCGCCGCCGCGAAAGTTGGTGGAATTCACGCCAACAACACCTATCCAGCGGATTTCATCGCCATTAACCTTCAAATCCAAACTAATGTCATCGATTCAGCCTACCGCTATGGCGTTGAGAAGCTACTATTCCTCGGTTCATCATGTATTTATCCAAAATTCGCTCCACAACCGATTCCCGAAGATGCATTACTAACCGGTCCTCTGGAGCCGACGAACGAGTGGTACGCGGTGGCGAAGATCGCCGGAATCAAAATGTGTCAAGCATATCGAATTCAATACAAATGGGATGCAATTTCAGGAATGCCGACTAATCTATACGGTCCAAACGACAATTTCCACCCGGAAAATTCTCACGTATTGCCGGCATTGATGAGGAGATTTCATGAGGCAAAGGTTAAAGGAGCAAAAGAAGTGGTGGTTTGGGGAAGTGGAAGCCCTTTGAGGGAATTTCTTCACGTCGACGATTTGGCCGACGCCGTCGTATTCCTCATGGAGGAATACAGTGATTTGGGGCATTTGAATGTTGGAAGTGGGAAGGAGGTGAGTATCAAGGAGCTGGCTGAATTGGTGAAAGAAGTGGTGGGATTTGAAGGAGATCTTGTTTGGGATAAATCAAAACCTGATGGAACTCCAAGGAAATTGATGGACAGTTCTAAGCTTGCTGAATTGGGTTGGAATCCAAAGATCTCTCTCAAAGATGGGCTTGTGGATACTTACAAATGGTATGTTCAAAATGTGCAGCaatga
- the LOC103493508 gene encoding uncharacterized protein LOC103493508, translating into MFSELFDLIVPEHISFIWGYWGIELLVLANFVFQVILTFNGSRRRHTPGNRLSLIVWFSYLLAAKIATVVLGKLTTIDIGREQRNTHTQVQALLAPLMFMQIGNPDTITAYSIEDNQLGVRQVFSMVIQVGIMFYILVRSWTDSKTSFLYLPMSLAGIIKYGETSWALKSALNGNFGFTIADFFKYHEVANLFNKLPQGENELPEANLILRAYYRFCCLKPHLENWLYYPPTDCDQDKLYIKDCGYEDVFRITDVELGFMYDALYTKAPVVYTRKGLILRFISLLSVIATLCGFSVLFKDAFVYNISIGFIHFVLIAALIIEIYQILRLPFTDWAIVQMVRHHEAFPILRGFLRSLAPQSATWRRWSNTMGQFNLLDFCLQTKHRNYSRIKILRYWGMDMKLRKQLSLDRIDVHPEVREFLVTELREIEEIKGQEEFDNRGQWTIDRYKTKFENKLIKAIETTVLKRPFDKCIFIWHITTNIFYNIEGYRDNSVGNKTEAIMCLSDYMMYLVVTRSHVLSTTTADIIFDHSCVKLGKFTRTGRLKKEDICNDILNLKKESILHAREPHEPIESEAEKVVVGNWHLMKDVKELADCLLTLSNEDKWKLIGSMWFEMLGYAASKCEMEYHSEHIRQGGELITHVWLLIAHNVTKYSSYEYHAGGQDEETPATS; encoded by the coding sequence ATGTTTTCTGAATTATTTGACCTCATTGTACCAGAACATATCAGTTTCATATGGGGTTACTGGGGCATTGAGTTGCTAGTATTGGCAAACTTTGTGTTCCAAGTGATCCTAACTTTCAATGGAAGTCGTAGAAGGCACACACCAGGAAATAGGCTGAGCTTAATTGTTTGGTTTTCCTACTTATTAGCTGCTAAAATTGCAACTGTTGTTCTGGGAAAGCTCACAACAATTGATATAGGGCGTGAACAGCGCAATACGCACACACAAGTCCAGGCGTTGTTGGCACCACTAATGTTCATGCAAATAGGAAATCCAGATACAATCACGGCCTACTCAATTGAAGACAACCAACTTGGAGTGAGGCAAGTTTTCAGTATGGTAATCCAAGTGGGAATTATGTTTTACATTCTAGTAAGGTCATGGACAGATTCCAAAACATCGTTTCTTTACTTGCCGATGTCTTTGGCTGGAATAATCAAGTATGGTGAGACTTCATGGGCTCTGAAATCAGCACTTAATGGCAACTTTGGCTTCACAATTGCTGATTTCTTCAAATATCACGAAGTAGCTAATTTGTTTAACAAATTGCCACAGGGAGAGAATGAACTTCCAGAGGCAAACTTGATCTTGAGGGCCTACTATAGATTTTGCTGCCTAAAACCTCATCTTGAAAATTGGCTTTACTATCCTCCAACTGATTGTGATCAAGATAAACTGTACATTAAAGATTGTGGGTATGAAGATGTGTTCAGAATTACAGATGTTGAATTGGGTTTCATGTATGATGCCCTCTACACTAAGGCACCTGTTGTATACACTCGTAAGGGTTTAATTCTTCGTTTCATAAGTTTGCTTAGCGTAATTGCCACACTATGTGGATTTTCTGTGTTGTTCAAGGATGCATTTGTGTACAATATTAGTATTGGCTTCATCCATTTTGTGTTGATAGCAGCTTTGATAATTGAGATTTATCAGATCTTGAGACTGCCATTTACAGATTGGGCTATAGTACAGATGGTAAGGCACCATGAAGCTTTCCCAATCCTTCGGGGTTTCTTGCGGTCTCTAGCTCCTCAGTCGGCAACTTGGAGAAGGTGGTCTAACACAATGGGGCAGTtcaatcttttagatttctgCTTGCAAACCAAGCATCGGAACTACAGCAGAATCAAAATTCTCCGGTATTGGGGGATGGATATGAAACTCCGAAAGCAATTGAGTTTGGATCGAATTGACGTCCATCCAGAAGTGAGAGAATTTTTGGTCACAGAACTGAGAGAGATTGAGGAGATCAAAGGACAAGAAGAATTCGATAACAGAGGCCAATGGACAATCGATAGGTACAAAACAAAATTCGAAAACAAATTGATTAAAGCAATTGAAACAACAGTATTAAAGAGACCCTTTGATAAGTGCATCTTCATATGGCACATCACAACAAATATTTTCTATAACATCGAAGGTTATCGTGATAATAGTGTAGGAAATAAAACCGAAGCTATCATGTGTCTATCAGATTATATGATGTATCTTGTGGTGACTCGTTCCCATGTGCTATCAACAACAACTGCAGATATTATATTTGATCATTCATGTGTGAAACTTGGGAAGTTCACAAGAACTGGACGTCTAAAGAAAGAGGACATCTGCAAtgatattttgaatttaaagaaAGAGAGCATCCTTCATGCTAGGGAGCCACATGAACCAATTGAATCAGAAGCAGAAAAAGTAGTTGTAGGAAATTGGCATCTGATGAAGGATGTAAAAGAGCTTGCAGACTGCTTATTGACACTAAGCAATGAGGACAAGTGGAAGCTAATTGGCAGCATGTGGTTTGAGATGTTGGGATATGCTGCAAGTAAATGTGAAATGGAATATCATTCGGAACACATCAGACAAGGTGGTGAATTGATCACTCATGTTTGGCTTTTGATAGCCCATAATGTTACCAAATACAGTTCGTATGAATACCATGCAGGTGGTCAAGATGAAGAGACTCCAGCTACTTCTTAA